In Equus quagga isolate Etosha38 chromosome 14, UCLA_HA_Equagga_1.0, whole genome shotgun sequence, one DNA window encodes the following:
- the NHERF4 gene encoding Na(+)/H(+) exchange regulatory cofactor NHE-RF4 gives MEAAADLQDTASLTLKFEFNPKLGIDNPVLSLAEDHDPSELWSLERPRFCLLSKEKGRTFGFHLQQELGRAGHVVSMVEPGTSAQRQGLRAGDRILGVNSHVVEREDHAVVVRRIRASGPRVLLTVLAQHVHDVARAQQGNDACLCPTLGPGVRPRLCHIVKDEGGFGFSLTQGHRGPFWLVLTTGGAAERAGVPPGARLLEVNGVSVEKFTHNQLRRKLRQSGEQVTLLVAGPEVEEKCRQLGMPLAAPLAEGWALPTKPRCLHLEKGPQGFGFLLREEKGLDGHLGQFLWEVDPGLPAEKAGMQAGDRLVAVAGESVEGLGHEETVSRIRAQGSCVFLTVVDPEADRFFSMVRLSPLLFLESTETSASPQDTCSASLVETKNPPVEDIAMPPDSCGSRQCFLYPGPGGGYGFRLSCVASGPCVFISQVTLGSSAARAGLQMGDVILEVNGFPLGGENDLERLQQLAEAEPPLCLKLAARSWQGLEAWNPQGLERTGL, from the exons ATGGAGGCAGCTGCAG ATCTTCAGGACACAGCCTCGTTAACTCT GAAGTTTGAGTTTAACCCAAAGCTGGGCATTGATAATCCCGTCCTCTCCCTGGCAGAAGACCACGACCCCTCTG AACTCTGGAGTCTGGAGCGGCCTCGTTTCTGTCtgctgagcaaggagaagggCAGAACTTTTGGCTTCCACCTGCAGcaggagctgggcagggctgggcatgTGGTGAGCATGGTGGAGCCAGGCACCTCTGCCCAGCGCCAGGGTCTTCGGGCAGGAGACCGGATCCTAGGGGTGAACAGCCATGTCGTGGAACGTGAAGACCATGCAGTG GTGGTACGCCGCATCCGGGCCAGTGGTCCTCGGGTGTTGCTGACGGTTTTGGCGCAGCATGTGCATGATGTGGCCCGAGCTCAACAGGGAAATGATGCCTGCCTCTGTCCTACTCTTGGCCCGGGGGTCCGGCCCCGGCTATGCCACATAGTGAAAGATGAGGGTGGCTTTGGCTTCAGTCTCACCCAGG GACATCGGGGGCCTTTCTGGTTGGTGCTAACTACTGGAGGAGCAGCTGAGCGGGCAGGGGTGCCCCCTGGGGCCCGACTGCTAGAAGTGAATGGGGTCAGTGTGGAGAAGTTCACTCATAACCAGCTAAGGAGGAAG CTTCGGCAGAGTGGAGagcaggtgaccctgctggtggcAGGGCCAGAGGTGGAGGAAAAATGTCGCCAGCTGGGAATGCCTCTGGCTGCACCCCTGGCAGAGGGCTGGGCACTGCCCACCAAGCCCCGCTGTCTGCACCTAGAGAAAGGGCCCCAGGGCTTTGGGTTCCTGCTCCGAGAGGAAAAGGGCCTTGATGGTCACCTTG GGCAGTTCCTGTGGGAGGTGGACCCAGGACTGCCAGCCGAGAAGGCCGGGATGCAGGCTGGGGACCGGCTGGTGGCTGTGGCTGGGGAGAGCGTGGAAGGGCTGGGCCATGAGGAGACAGTGTCCAGGATCCGGGCGCAGGGCTCCTGTGTCTTCCTCACTGTCGTCGACCCTGAGGCTGACCGCTTCTTCAGCATG GTTCGCTTGTCCCCACTCCTCTTCTTGGAAAGCACAGAGACTTCTGCGTCTCCCCAGGACACCTGCTCAGCCTCTCTGGTTGAGACCAAGAACCCACCAGTTGAAGACATAGCCATGCCTCCAGACTCATGTGGCTCCCGCCAGTGCTTCCTGTACCCTGGGCCTGGTGGTGGCTATGGCTTCCGACTCAGCTGTGTAGCCAGTGGGCCTTGTGTCTTCATCTCCCAG GTGACCCTAGGAAGCTCAGCTGCCCGGGCAGGGCTGCAAATGGGAGATGTGATTCTAGAGGTGAACGGGTTTCCTTTGGGTGGAGAGAATGACCTGGAAAGGCTTCAGCAGCTGGCTGAGGCTGAGCCACCCCTGTGCCTGAAGCTGGCAGCCAGATCTTGGCAGGGCTTGGAAGCCTGGAATCCCCAGGGTCTGGAGag GACTGGGCTCTAG
- the CCDC153 gene encoding coiled-coil domain-containing protein 153 isoform X1: MPPKTKEKGVKAGSQKKKKNAGAGVEAESMHRLAVLEKELLQDHLALRRDEARRAKASENQLKQRLQGLEAELEGARSEGKAIYAEMSRQCRALQEEMETRSRRLEEEVRGLREQLEMCQKEAEAARREAEEVLGERDQTLAQLRAHVADMEAKYEEILHGSLDGLLAKLRAVKPQWDRDVLRLHARHKEQLRQFGLNPLDL; the protein is encoded by the exons ATGCCACCTAAGACCAAAGAAAAAGGGGTGAAAGCTGggtcacagaagaagaaaaagaatgcaggTGCCG GTGTGGAGGCCGAATCCATGCACAGGCTGGCAGTGCTGGAAAAAGAGTTGCTCCAAGACCATTTGG CTCTGCGGAGGGATGAGGCCCGCCGAGCCAAGGCTTCTGAAAACCAGCTGAAGCAGAGGTTGCAAGGGCTGGAGGCTGAACTGGAGGGGGCCCGAAGTGAAGGGAAGGCCATATATGCAG AGATGAGCCGTCAGTGCCGGGCCCTGCAGGAGGAGATGGAGACCCGCAGCAGGCGGCTGGAGGAAGAAGTGAGGGGCCTTCGGGAACAGCTGG agaTGTGCCAGAAGGAGGCTGAGGCTGCAAGGAGAGAGGCCGAGGAGGTCCTCGGAGAGCGAGACCAGACTCTGGCTCAGCTTCGGGCCCATGTGGCAGACATGGAGGCCAAGTATGAGGAAATCTTACAT GGCAGCCTGGATGGGCTCTTGGCCAAATTGAGAGCTGTCAAGCCTCAGTGGGACAGGGATGTGCTGAGACTCCACGCCAGGCACAAGGAGCAGCTCCGCCAGTTTGGACTCAACCCCCTGGATCTTTGA
- the CCDC153 gene encoding coiled-coil domain-containing protein 153 isoform X2 → MPPKTKEKGVKAGSQKKKKNAGAALRRDEARRAKASENQLKQRLQGLEAELEGARSEGKAIYAEMSRQCRALQEEMETRSRRLEEEVRGLREQLEMCQKEAEAARREAEEVLGERDQTLAQLRAHVADMEAKYEEILHGSLDGLLAKLRAVKPQWDRDVLRLHARHKEQLRQFGLNPLDL, encoded by the exons ATGCCACCTAAGACCAAAGAAAAAGGGGTGAAAGCTGggtcacagaagaagaaaaagaatgcaggTGCCG CTCTGCGGAGGGATGAGGCCCGCCGAGCCAAGGCTTCTGAAAACCAGCTGAAGCAGAGGTTGCAAGGGCTGGAGGCTGAACTGGAGGGGGCCCGAAGTGAAGGGAAGGCCATATATGCAG AGATGAGCCGTCAGTGCCGGGCCCTGCAGGAGGAGATGGAGACCCGCAGCAGGCGGCTGGAGGAAGAAGTGAGGGGCCTTCGGGAACAGCTGG agaTGTGCCAGAAGGAGGCTGAGGCTGCAAGGAGAGAGGCCGAGGAGGTCCTCGGAGAGCGAGACCAGACTCTGGCTCAGCTTCGGGCCCATGTGGCAGACATGGAGGCCAAGTATGAGGAAATCTTACAT GGCAGCCTGGATGGGCTCTTGGCCAAATTGAGAGCTGTCAAGCCTCAGTGGGACAGGGATGTGCTGAGACTCCACGCCAGGCACAAGGAGCAGCTCCGCCAGTTTGGACTCAACCCCCTGGATCTTTGA